In Vibrio chagasii, the sequence AGATACCACCAAGAATGATGACAATCAGTAGCAGCCCCCAGCTTGCATCTTTAGCAGCTGCGAACATCTCGCCCCAACCCACAAACGGCTGAGCTGGGATCTTCTTAATGCGAGCTGCAATGTAGATAGCAATCATCAGCATCACGCCAGCCAGTAAGCCCGGAATCACGCCACCAAGGAACATACGACCTACCGATACATCGGTTGCTGCTGCGTAAACCACCATTACGATCGATGGCGGAATCAAGATACCCAAAGTACCGGCATTACAGATAACGCCTGCAGCAAACTCTTTTGAGTAACCATTTTTAATCATACCTGCGATAACGATACTACCGATTGCCACTACCGTAGCAGGTGAAGAGCCAGACAGCGCAGCGAACATCATACATGCCACAACCGACGCCATCGCCAAGCCACCACGGAACCAGCCAACCATAGCGATAGCGAAACGAATAATACGTTTCGCCACGCCACCAGTAGACATAAAGCTAGATGCCAAGATAAAGAAAGGAATCGCTAATAGTGTGTAGTGACCTGCAAAGGCATTAAACAGTGTTTGTGCGACCGATGCCAATGAAGCATCTGAATGCATCAACAAAAACAGGATGCTTGATAAACCTAAGGAAATCGCAATTGGCACACCGACCAACATAAAAGCAATTACCATCAAAAATAGAAATAACATTGCCATGATTAGTCTTCCTTACCGTTAGGCTTTGTACCCGACACGTTAGTCTTGTTGTTCGTAGTCGAATCCAATACTGCAGTCGCGTCTTCGTCAGAACCCGCAAGCACATCCGCTTTCAACGCATCCAGCTCTTCTTCGGCTTCATGACCTGCAATCATGCGATCGAGTTTGCCCGTCACAACTTGGTAAGCAATTTGGATGAATCGGAACGTTAGTAATGCCATACCAATTGGCAGTGCCATGTAAGGAATAAAGCGTGGCAACTTTTCGTAGCGCTCGCCTTCATTCAGCCAGTCAGCAAGAAACTGCAGCATCTCTGGCATTGGGATATCATCGGTTTCATACCATGCGCGATCGGTCGCGAATGGGTACCAATAGTTCCATGAACCAATGAGAAGTAAGATTGAAAAGGCAAGGCAACTAGTGACGGCAATTAACGCGTACACTTTACGTAACTTTTCAGGGGCAAGGTTAATGATGACATCAACACCAATGTGAAAGTGCTTTTTAACGCCGTAAGAAGCGCCTACTAATACCATCCATGCGAACATGAATACCGTCAGTTCTAATGCCCATAAAATGTTGTCGTTGAACGCGTATCGAAAGACCACGTTCGCAAAAGTAAGTAGGGTCATTGCACCCAGAAAGAAGGCTATTAAAGACTCTTCAATTAAATCGGTGACTCTTCCGACTTTGGAAAATAAAGACTGTTCCATTTGAGACTGTTCCATAAAATTCTCCGCTTATAATTGTTTTAATAAAGGGCAGCGGTAGGGAGCCGCCACCCTATAGCGGTGTTATTGGTTTGAAGCTAATGCTGCATCGATAAGATCTGAACCGATGTCTTTTTCAAACTTCTTCCATACTGGTTGAAGTGCCGTTACCCATGCTTGACGCTGTTCAGGCGTCAACGTACGAACCTCACCACCAGCTTCGATGATGTTGTTTTTGTTGGCTAGGTTAACTTTTGAAGATTCCGCATTACGCGTCTCAGAGACTTCTTGAACGATGGTGC encodes:
- a CDS encoding TRAP transporter small permease, coding for MEQSQMEQSLFSKVGRVTDLIEESLIAFFLGAMTLLTFANVVFRYAFNDNILWALELTVFMFAWMVLVGASYGVKKHFHIGVDVIINLAPEKLRKVYALIAVTSCLAFSILLLIGSWNYWYPFATDRAWYETDDIPMPEMLQFLADWLNEGERYEKLPRFIPYMALPIGMALLTFRFIQIAYQVVTGKLDRMIAGHEAEEELDALKADVLAGSDEDATAVLDSTTNNKTNVSGTKPNGKED
- a CDS encoding TRAP transporter large permease, whose amino-acid sequence is MAMLFLFLMVIAFMLVGVPIAISLGLSSILFLLMHSDASLASVAQTLFNAFAGHYTLLAIPFFILASSFMSTGGVAKRIIRFAIAMVGWFRGGLAMASVVACMMFAALSGSSPATVVAIGSIVIAGMIKNGYSKEFAAGVICNAGTLGILIPPSIVMVVYAAATDVSVGRMFLGGVIPGLLAGVMLMIAIYIAARIKKIPAQPFVGWGEMFAAAKDASWGLLLIVIILGGIYGGIFTPTEAAAVAAVYAFFIANFIYKDMGPFADKNNTKPAIVKVFQTFFHKDTKDTLYDAGKLTIMLLFIIANALILKHVLTEERIPQMITESMLSAGLGPITFLIVVNVLLLIGGQFMEPSGLLIIVAPLVFPIAIALGIDPIHLGIMMVVNMEIGMITPPVGLNLFVTAGVAKMSMMNVVKAALPWVGVMFLFLIIVTYVPWVSTWLPTTLMGPEIITK